The proteins below come from a single Zea mays cultivar B73 chromosome 8, Zm-B73-REFERENCE-NAM-5.0, whole genome shotgun sequence genomic window:
- the LOC103636726 gene encoding transcription factor BHLH089 isoform X2 yields MAQASKRSAFLRPVMYDDDEPSSISMSLELFGYHNGGVGVVVDDGDEAADGGSASALSLQLAFDDDSFVKGGCECDDAGGGGASAADYYYYGSWAGAYGGSGATSSGSNSSVLSFEQAGSGGGQRHHLVYGEDGCALWMDDAGAGMVVEHPPAQQQQQHGSGCDFGLIGSSPDDAGLPIQLEPGTVQLPAKAPPHKRARRDGDQVQAAAAAKKQCGGVGARMKSKQAKLAAPAPTKDPQSVAAKVRREKIAEKLKVLQDLVPNGTKVDLVTMLEKAITYVKFLQLQVKVLAADEFWPAQGGKAPDLSQVKDALDAILSSSQQCPK; encoded by the exons ATGGCACAGGCGAGCAAGCGCAGTGCGTTTCTCCGGCCAGTGATGTACGACGACGACGAACCTTCGTCCATCTCCATGTCCCTCGAGCTATTCGGCTACCACAACGGCGGCGTCGGCGTCGTTGTGGACGACGGCGACGAGGCCGCCGACGGTGGCTCCGCCTCTGCTCTCTCGCTGCAGCTCGCCTTCGACGACGACAGCTTCGTCAAGGGCGGGTGCGAGTGCGACGACGCCGGCGGCGGCGGTGCCTCGGCTGCAGACTACTACTACTACGGCAGCTGGGCTGGCGCCTACGGTGGCTCCGGCGCCACGTCCAGCGGCTCCAACTCGTCGGTGCTCAGCTTCGAGCAggccggcagcggcggcggaCAGCGTCATCACCTGGTCTATGGCGAAGACGGGTGCGCTCTCTGGATGGACGACGCGGGCGCTGGCATGGTCGTCGAGCATCCGCcggcacagcagcagcagcagcacggaTCCGGCTGCGACTTCGGACTCATCGGCAGCTCGCCTGATGATGCCGGCTTACCAATCCAGCTGGAGCCGGGGACTGTCCAGCTGCCGGCCAAGGCGCCGCCGCACAAGCGTGCTCGCCGG GACGGTGATCAGGTGCAAGCTGCTGCAGCGGCGAAGAAGCAGTGTGGTGGCGTGGGGGCCAGGATGAAGAGCAAGCAGGCCAAgctggctgctcctgctcctaccAAGGACCCTCAAAGCGTAGCTGCAAAGGTTCGAAGAGAGAAGATCGCCGAGAAGCTCAAGGTCCTGCAAGATCTCGTGCCCAATGGCACCAAG GTGGACTTGGTCACCATGCTTGAGAAGGCGATCACCTATGTCAAGTTTCTCCAGCTGCAAGTGAAG GTGTTGGCTGCCGATGAGTTCTGGCCTGCACAAGGAGGCAAGGCACCAGACCTCTCCCAAGTGAAGGACGCCTTGGACGCCATCCTGTCATCGTCCCAGCAGTGCCCTAAATAA
- the LOC103636726 gene encoding transcription factor BHLH089 isoform X1, translated as MAQASKRSAFLRPVMYDDDEPSSISMSLELFGYHNGGVGVVVDDGDEAADGGSASALSLQLAFDDDSFVKGGCECDDAGGGGASAADYYYYGSWAGAYGGSGATSSGSNSSVLSFEQAGSGGGQRHHLVYGEDGCALWMDDAGAGMVVEHPPAQQQQQHGSGCDFGLIGSSPDDAGLPIQLEPGTVQLPAKAPPHKRARRQDGDQVQAAAAAKKQCGGVGARMKSKQAKLAAPAPTKDPQSVAAKVRREKIAEKLKVLQDLVPNGTKVDLVTMLEKAITYVKFLQLQVKVLAADEFWPAQGGKAPDLSQVKDALDAILSSSQQCPK; from the exons ATGGCACAGGCGAGCAAGCGCAGTGCGTTTCTCCGGCCAGTGATGTACGACGACGACGAACCTTCGTCCATCTCCATGTCCCTCGAGCTATTCGGCTACCACAACGGCGGCGTCGGCGTCGTTGTGGACGACGGCGACGAGGCCGCCGACGGTGGCTCCGCCTCTGCTCTCTCGCTGCAGCTCGCCTTCGACGACGACAGCTTCGTCAAGGGCGGGTGCGAGTGCGACGACGCCGGCGGCGGCGGTGCCTCGGCTGCAGACTACTACTACTACGGCAGCTGGGCTGGCGCCTACGGTGGCTCCGGCGCCACGTCCAGCGGCTCCAACTCGTCGGTGCTCAGCTTCGAGCAggccggcagcggcggcggaCAGCGTCATCACCTGGTCTATGGCGAAGACGGGTGCGCTCTCTGGATGGACGACGCGGGCGCTGGCATGGTCGTCGAGCATCCGCcggcacagcagcagcagcagcacggaTCCGGCTGCGACTTCGGACTCATCGGCAGCTCGCCTGATGATGCCGGCTTACCAATCCAGCTGGAGCCGGGGACTGTCCAGCTGCCGGCCAAGGCGCCGCCGCACAAGCGTGCTCGCCGG CAGGACGGTGATCAGGTGCAAGCTGCTGCAGCGGCGAAGAAGCAGTGTGGTGGCGTGGGGGCCAGGATGAAGAGCAAGCAGGCCAAgctggctgctcctgctcctaccAAGGACCCTCAAAGCGTAGCTGCAAAGGTTCGAAGAGAGAAGATCGCCGAGAAGCTCAAGGTCCTGCAAGATCTCGTGCCCAATGGCACCAAG GTGGACTTGGTCACCATGCTTGAGAAGGCGATCACCTATGTCAAGTTTCTCCAGCTGCAAGTGAAG GTGTTGGCTGCCGATGAGTTCTGGCCTGCACAAGGAGGCAAGGCACCAGACCTCTCCCAAGTGAAGGACGCCTTGGACGCCATCCTGTCATCGTCCCAGCAGTGCCCTAAATAA